A portion of the Camelus ferus isolate YT-003-E chromosome 16, BCGSAC_Cfer_1.0, whole genome shotgun sequence genome contains these proteins:
- the LOC116669177 gene encoding LOW QUALITY PROTEIN: keratin-associated protein 9-1-like (The sequence of the model RefSeq protein was modified relative to this genomic sequence to represent the inferred CDS: deleted 1 base in 1 codon), whose translation MSHLCCSPCSQPTCCRTTCSQPTCCESSCCQPCCPQTCYQTTQATYCRTICRKPTCVTTCCQPTCCESSSCGQTCSGSSYCQPCCRPVCRQTTCCALSAVRSTCCRPSCVSSCCQPSCC comes from the exons ATGTCCCACTTGTGTTGCTCTCCTTGctcccagcccacctgctgcAGGACCACATGCAGCCAGCCCACATGCTGTgagtccagctgctgccagccctgctgcccccaaACTTGCTATCAAACTACTCAAGCCACCTACTGCAGGACCATCTGCCGCAAACCTACCTGTGTGACCAcctgctgccagcccacctgctgtGAGTCCAGCAGCTGTGGACAAACCTGCAGCGGGTCCAGCTACTGCCAGCCTTGCTGCCGCCCTGTCTGCCGTCAGACCACCTGCTGT GCCCTGTCTGCTGTCAGATCCACCTGCTGCCGCCCTAGCTGTgtgtccagctgctgccagccctcctgctgctgA